The DNA segment GCACTACGTGAAATTTCAATCCATGAGTTATTCACAATGGCAGGTTGAACCTGAGCTGTTTGAACCGCAGATGGATTGTGATTAACCGGTTGTTGGCAAGCAGTGATAACAAAAAGTGGTAACAACGCAAGATATCGAATACCAAAAGACATCTTCTTTTTTCCTTAGTGATTGTGATGTAAACCTATTTTTATAATTAATTAGGTACGAAAATATACACACAGTGAATATTCAATCAGGATAATAGCATTATTATTCACAAAATAAACATATAAATTCATATAAAAATTTTTGTAAAAAAACGCCCCAATGAATTAGTTTCAATGGGGCGTTTATGTATCTTAATTTTTAAAACAATCAGCGAACAATAATACCTAACAATATACCGATAACACCAAAGTCTGCATCACTAAATGTGGTATTAGCAATACCGATATCGCCCAGTACTGGTAATAGGAATACAGGTAAGAAGGTAATTAATAAACCTTGAACGAATGCGCCTAAAATCGCACCACGGCGTCCACCCGTTGCATTACCAAACACCCCTGCGGTTGCCCCCACAAAGAAGTGAGGAACAACACCCGGAATGATCACAGTCCAATCTAAGGCATACAGAATAAACATGCCAATAACACCTGCGGCAAAGCTACTTAAAAAGCCCACTAATACCGCATTGGGTGCATAAGGGAATACAACTGGGCAATCTAAAGCGGGTTTGGCATTAGGCACTAATTTATCTGAAATACCTTTAAATGCAGGAACGATTTCAGCAATAACCATACGCACACCTTGCAGAATAATATAAACACCAGCTGCAAAGGTTATAGATTGCATCAATGAGAACATAAACCAGTTTTTACCACCACTGACTTCACGAACAAAAGCATCGCCCGCGAATAAACAGGTAATGATAAAAATAATTCCCATCGTAAAGGCGATGGCAACAGGCGTATCACGTAAAAATAGTAAACTTTTAGGTACATTCATCTCTTCTGTTGAATGTTCTTTATTACCAAATTTACTGCCAATAAAGCCAGCAACGACATAAGAAATCGTGGAGAAGTGCCCTAATGCAACATCATCAGAACCAGTAATTTTTTTCATATAAGGATGGGCAATGGCAGGGAAAAACACCATTGAAATCCCAACAACTAACGAACCTACCGCAACTAATACTGTGCCTTCTAAGCCTGCTGTTGCCAAAATAACCGCCACCATCATCGACATAAATAATGTATGGTGACCAGTTAAGAAAATAAATTTCCATGGCGTTAAGCGTGCAATTAAGATATTGATCAACATGGCAAAAAACATAATTAATGCCATCTCTTTACCAAAGCTTTTTTGTGCAATAGAGACAATCGCCTCATTATTAGGCACAACGCCTTGAATACCGAATGCATGTTGGAAAATCGTTGAGAAATCACCCAGTGAGTTAATAACAAGACCTGCACCAGCACCTAAAATCACAAAACCCATAATGGTTTTTACGGTGCCTTTAATACATTCTGTAACTGGTTTTTTTTGGGCAATTAAACCAATCAATGCGATCAAACCGACTAAAATAGCAGGCTCTGAAAGCACATCACTCATTAGAAAGCGGAAAAAGTCCATGATAGGCTCCTTATAACGCGCCTAATTCACGTAATGCGACCGAAAGCTTCTCTTTCATCGCCACTTTATCAATCATGTTATCCAGTGAAACAACCTTTCCATTTACCGCTTGTGAATTGAGTTGCTCTGCAATATCACGAGTACCAACATAGATATCACTTGGAGTACCTTTTGCTGATCCCAGATCAACATGATCGACTTCTGCATTCACAGAAAGATCTTTTAGGATACTTTTGATGCTCATTTCCATCATTAAGCTACTACCTAAACCATTTCCACACACAACAGTAATTTTCATGATATTCCCCTTGGTAATTTAAATTGTCTTTAATAGTTGTTGATAACGGCTAATACATCCGCTTTGCTTTTTGCATTAAATAGCTTTTGAATATCTGTATCGTTATCAAAAAGTTCAGCTAATTTTACAATGGCATTAATATGGCTATCGTTATCTGTTGCAGCCAAAACAATCAATAATTTCACCGGATCGTTTTCATCTGCACCAAACTCAACACCTTGCTCAACAATAGTTAAAGCAAGTGAAAGTTGATTAACACCATCTTCGGGACGCGCATGAGGCATCGCAATTCCAGGACCTAATACATAATATGGCCCTATTTTCTCGTGTGATTTGTAAATAGCGTCGATATAACGAGGTTCAATACAACCTTTATCAATTAATGGCTGACACGCCACTTTAACGGCTTCTCGCCAATCGCTAACGTTTGGAACCACTTGTACCACATCTGGTGTTAATAACGTTTTAAGCATACTTGTAACCTCAATAAGACTCTCTTTGAGCTTCGTTATTAAGGATAGTAATCATTAATGGTAGCGCTATCTAGATAGATCATTCGTAATTGTGATAGCGCTATCATTTTAATGAAATGTTAATTGCAGAAAATGCCAACAATTGACACTGTATTGTTTCAGCATAATAAGAAGATTTCAGGTAGGATCTGCGGTTAATAAAATAGGCTAAGCAAGCATAATCACACATGATCAAAACACGTAAGCGCCGAAATACAGGTCGCGTCACATTACAAGATGTCGCTAAACATGCAGGAGTCGGATCAATGACCGTTTCTCGTGCATTGCGAACCCCTGAATTAGTTTCTGATAAATTACGAGAAAAAGTTAATCAAGCCGTAGAGGAACTTGGCTATATTCCTAATGCCTCGGCAGGTGCTTTAGCTTCAGCACAAAGCCATATTATTGCGGTACTGTTGCCCTCTTTTACAGATAGAGCCAGTGCAGATTTTATGCAGTCTTTACAACAAATCCTCAATCGCCATCAGTATCAAATTTTGGTGGGTTGCTATGAGCATCAACCTCATAAAGCCAGTGATGTGATTAATATGCTATTACAAAGTAATCCTGCTGCATTAGTCATCTTTGGTTCACAACTTAGCCCAACGCATTTTTTACATATCAGTAATGCCAATGTGCCTGTTGTCAGTGTTGCCAGTCAATCCGATGAACAAGCAGCTATTAGTATTGATTGTTCTTATGAGCAAGCTGCATATGATTTAACAAACCATTTAGTCACCCAAGGAAAGCGTTGTATTGGCTATATTGGTGCGTTACAAGGGCAACGCCTACACCACCAGCAAATAACAGGTTGGTCTCGTGCATTACTCAAAAATTATTTAAATGCTGAGCAAAGTGTCACTACGCCTGATCCCGCATCTATGGCATACGGTCGGCAGGCATTAACAGAGATTTTATTACGCCAACCCGAACTAGATGCGGTTATTTGTAGCCATGAGAGTATTGCACTAGGTATGATTTTTGAGTGTCAACGTCGATTAATTAAGATCCCACAAGATCTGGCTATCGCTTGTTTAGAAGGCTCTGAAAATAGTGATCAGATATCCCCTTCTCTTACATCAATTCGTTTTGATT comes from the Proteus appendicitidis genome and includes:
- a CDS encoding PTS sugar transporter subunit IIA; protein product: MLKTLLTPDVVQVVPNVSDWREAVKVACQPLIDKGCIEPRYIDAIYKSHEKIGPYYVLGPGIAMPHARPEDGVNQLSLALTIVEQGVEFGADENDPVKLLIVLAATDNDSHINAIVKLAELFDNDTDIQKLFNAKSKADVLAVINNY
- a CDS encoding PTS ascorbate transporter subunit IIC, with the protein product MDFFRFLMSDVLSEPAILVGLIALIGLIAQKKPVTECIKGTVKTIMGFVILGAGAGLVINSLGDFSTIFQHAFGIQGVVPNNEAIVSIAQKSFGKEMALIMFFAMLINILIARLTPWKFIFLTGHHTLFMSMMVAVILATAGLEGTVLVAVGSLVVGISMVFFPAIAHPYMKKITGSDDVALGHFSTISYVVAGFIGSKFGNKEHSTEEMNVPKSLLFLRDTPVAIAFTMGIIFIITCLFAGDAFVREVSGGKNWFMFSLMQSITFAAGVYIILQGVRMVIAEIVPAFKGISDKLVPNAKPALDCPVVFPYAPNAVLVGFLSSFAAGVIGMFILYALDWTVIIPGVVPHFFVGATAGVFGNATGGRRGAILGAFVQGLLITFLPVFLLPVLGDIGIANTTFSDADFGVIGILLGIIVR
- a CDS encoding LacI family DNA-binding transcriptional regulator, which translates into the protein MIKTRKRRNTGRVTLQDVAKHAGVGSMTVSRALRTPELVSDKLREKVNQAVEELGYIPNASAGALASAQSHIIAVLLPSFTDRASADFMQSLQQILNRHQYQILVGCYEHQPHKASDVINMLLQSNPAALVIFGSQLSPTHFLHISNANVPVVSVASQSDEQAAISIDCSYEQAAYDLTNHLVTQGKRCIGYIGALQGQRLHHQQITGWSRALLKNYLNAEQSVTTPDPASMAYGRQALTEILLRQPELDAVICSHESIALGMIFECQRRLIKIPQDLAIACLEGSENSDQISPSLTSIRFDYHKMGKEAGKHLIALLQRLRDEDDNAIFEDTVINYAYQFELGQSTP
- a CDS encoding PTS sugar transporter subunit IIB — its product is MKITVVCGNGLGSSLMMEMSIKSILKDLSVNAEVDHVDLGSAKGTPSDIYVGTRDIAEQLNSQAVNGKVVSLDNMIDKVAMKEKLSVALRELGAL